One Bacteroidota bacterium DNA window includes the following coding sequences:
- a CDS encoding glycoside hydrolase family 18 protein: protein MKLKTMIVMLTLVVPIAANGGDEKGAEQPAGGRIVVGYYFNSGNGYDVSRIKYENITHVSHAFAIPNPDGTLNIDDIRSEIDGFARTVHQNNRKAVISVGGWGGSSNFSGIASDSNKRRVFVSALKSFCVSNKYDGVDIDWEYPTLDERPIVTKLIREISGALRSGNTYYTLSMAIPPSVGERGYALAELDPYLDWIGVMTYDYSTCVSLTADDNAPLSIAQSDIELLLRTVSPKKLLFGFPFYGRQYHCPLGAGLGARTDSCVEVTFATLPDFSHGSWQRRWDTTNSVPYLLNQSTRRVISYDDQESIRLKCQWLKGKNLGGAIIWALGQDGSDSVEPLLSIIGKELLGP, encoded by the coding sequence ATGAAATTGAAAACAATGATCGTTATGCTTACCCTTGTTGTCCCAATCGCCGCCAACGGCGGCGATGAAAAGGGGGCTGAGCAGCCCGCCGGGGGGAGAATTGTGGTGGGGTACTATTTCAATTCCGGGAACGGGTACGACGTTTCACGGATAAAATACGAGAACATCACGCATGTTTCTCATGCATTTGCGATCCCCAACCCCGATGGAACACTCAACATAGACGATATCCGTTCTGAAATAGATGGCTTCGCGCGCACAGTGCATCAGAACAACAGGAAGGCAGTGATCTCGGTTGGAGGTTGGGGCGGAAGTTCAAACTTTTCCGGAATCGCCTCCGATTCGAACAAACGGCGTGTCTTTGTCTCTGCGCTCAAGTCGTTTTGCGTCTCCAACAAGTACGACGGCGTCGACATCGATTGGGAGTATCCCACACTCGATGAGCGTCCGATCGTAACGAAGCTCATTCGAGAGATCAGCGGTGCCCTGAGATCGGGCAATACATATTATACACTCAGCATGGCGATTCCACCTTCAGTGGGTGAGAGGGGATATGCATTGGCCGAACTGGACCCCTATCTTGATTGGATCGGTGTCATGACGTATGACTATTCAACGTGTGTTTCATTGACGGCAGACGATAATGCGCCGCTTTCGATAGCTCAGAGCGACATCGAGCTCCTTCTTCGCACTGTTTCCCCCAAGAAACTCCTCTTTGGTTTCCCGTTTTATGGGAGGCAATATCACTGTCCATTAGGGGCCGGACTCGGGGCCCGCACCGATAGCTGTGTCGAGGTGACGTTTGCGACGCTTCCGGATTTTTCCCATGGCAGTTGGCAGAGAAGATGGGATACCACCAACAGTGTCCCCTATCTACTCAACCAATCGACCAGAAGGGTGATATCCTACGACGACCAAGAGTCGATCCGGCTAAAGTGCCAATGGCTGAAGGGAAAGAACCTCGGAGGGGCAATCATCTGGGCGCTCGGCCAGGATGGATCGGATTCAGTCGAGCCATTACTATCCATTATTGGCAAGGAATTGCTCGGGCCTTGA
- a CDS encoding serine/threonine-protein kinase: MIGQTISHYKILEKLGEGGMGVVYKAEDVNLRRTVVLKFLTRHAKDDPRSTPRFALEARAAARIQHPNVAAVYEYAEASEPSGEGSQSFIAMEYVEGETLKARIGRGPLPVAEALRVFQQLLHGLQAAHAKGIVHRDIKPANVILMRDGTVKILDFGVSKLSGEPTITATNAVVGSIAYMSPEQLSGGTVDQRCDIWAAGIVLGEMLAQQLPFPGDYSEAIMYKILHEPPLDLRTVRGDIPDLCQAVYLRCLEKNAAQRFQSADEVLNALGATSPGPSRKRVALTQKRRVQLVLAILLVAAGALWRFVQNNPDGSHGRPGALRVGIVPYRNLAVPNDPNQWAYALQGLLVQRLTGTGGLGIIDPMSLNGLIESSFGGSNSQHTTGQLFDAARSVGLSDIIDGTISLVSGSGAKPYVIHTQVVEASSRSVVYSTDAAFSGEPDMAAAADSIASGIRSYFQVHQLEAGRETELNVWYQHGVRNVEALKAFLQASRYIFRIEPGGEPYLRRAIALDSEFVSPRIWLVSTLVGHRKVDEARQEIAVLKRLEPSASPFDQAMIGWAEAYASGDLAGQIRALQHALEFSPDNNILLFNLAIDHYILKNYDAAIADLKPVMQMRWQYSAAYYLLAGCYESLHDLKRAREVLESSLSIKPVYKGNYGLLAAVTTRLGDTVNALKYEVSYLQRCAELGDSAAEGFAGLAKMYADDELFGKGEEFYRQAIALKLNDPSYHRHLADCLSKLGKVDSAKDEYRAALKLNPGLSEIYPILGKLYEQSGDTQTALKFFKQFRAKDSLSDQAKR, encoded by the coding sequence ATGATTGGTCAGACAATATCCCACTATAAGATTCTTGAGAAACTCGGCGAAGGCGGCATGGGAGTGGTCTATAAAGCCGAGGATGTGAATCTACGCCGGACCGTGGTGCTCAAGTTTCTGACGCGGCACGCGAAGGACGACCCACGATCGACTCCCCGTTTCGCGCTCGAAGCGCGGGCGGCGGCCCGGATACAACATCCGAATGTCGCCGCTGTGTACGAATACGCCGAGGCTTCAGAACCCTCGGGGGAGGGGTCCCAATCGTTCATTGCGATGGAGTACGTCGAAGGTGAGACCCTGAAAGCCCGCATCGGCCGGGGACCTCTCCCCGTTGCCGAAGCCCTTCGCGTCTTTCAGCAGCTTCTGCATGGGCTTCAGGCAGCCCACGCCAAGGGAATCGTGCACCGAGACATCAAGCCGGCCAATGTAATTTTGATGCGGGACGGCACCGTAAAGATTCTGGACTTTGGCGTTTCGAAGTTGTCCGGCGAGCCCACAATTACGGCGACCAATGCCGTGGTCGGAAGCATCGCATACATGTCCCCCGAACAGCTATCGGGGGGGACAGTCGACCAGCGCTGCGACATCTGGGCTGCGGGCATTGTTCTCGGCGAAATGCTGGCCCAACAGCTTCCGTTCCCGGGAGACTATTCCGAGGCGATCATGTACAAGATTTTGCATGAGCCGCCCCTGGACCTCCGAACTGTGCGAGGCGATATTCCCGATCTGTGTCAAGCGGTGTATCTCCGGTGTCTCGAGAAAAACGCGGCGCAGCGTTTCCAGTCTGCCGATGAAGTGCTAAACGCGCTGGGTGCCACGTCGCCCGGTCCCTCCCGGAAAAGGGTAGCACTGACACAGAAGCGCCGGGTGCAGCTGGTACTTGCCATCCTTCTGGTCGCGGCTGGAGCGCTCTGGCGCTTCGTTCAAAACAATCCGGATGGTTCACACGGGCGCCCCGGCGCGCTCCGTGTCGGCATCGTACCTTACCGCAATCTGGCGGTGCCGAATGATCCGAATCAGTGGGCCTACGCTCTGCAAGGTCTTCTTGTGCAACGGCTGACGGGGACAGGCGGGCTCGGCATCATCGACCCGATGAGCTTGAACGGTCTCATTGAGAGCTCCTTCGGCGGATCGAATTCCCAACACACGACCGGGCAGTTGTTCGACGCGGCCCGGTCTGTCGGACTGAGCGATATCATCGATGGCACAATTTCTTTGGTGTCCGGATCAGGCGCAAAACCTTATGTTATCCACACCCAGGTCGTGGAAGCGAGCAGTCGCAGCGTGGTTTATTCGACCGATGCCGCCTTTTCCGGGGAGCCGGATATGGCAGCTGCGGCAGATTCCATCGCCTCCGGCATCCGGAGCTATTTTCAGGTTCACCAGCTTGAAGCGGGCCGGGAAACTGAACTCAACGTGTGGTATCAACATGGGGTTCGCAACGTCGAGGCCCTGAAGGCTTTTCTCCAGGCGAGCCGTTATATTTTCCGGATAGAACCGGGCGGCGAGCCCTATCTCAGACGGGCCATCGCCCTCGACTCGGAATTCGTGTCTCCCCGCATCTGGCTCGTCTCAACATTGGTGGGGCACAGGAAGGTTGATGAGGCGCGGCAGGAGATCGCTGTCCTGAAGAGACTCGAACCCTCCGCCAGCCCTTTCGACCAAGCGATGATCGGCTGGGCGGAGGCGTACGCGTCCGGCGACCTCGCGGGGCAGATACGGGCACTTCAGCACGCGCTGGAATTTTCCCCGGACAATAATATCCTGCTCTTCAATCTTGCCATCGATCATTACATCCTAAAAAATTATGATGCGGCAATCGCGGATCTGAAACCGGTGATGCAAATGCGTTGGCAGTATTCCGCCGCTTATTATCTTCTCGCCGGATGCTACGAAAGTCTCCACGACCTCAAGCGCGCAAGAGAGGTCCTCGAATCGTCCCTTTCCATTAAGCCGGTTTACAAGGGTAATTACGGTTTACTTGCCGCCGTTACAACGCGCCTGGGTGACACCGTTAACGCCTTGAAGTACGAAGTATCGTACCTTCAACGCTGCGCGGAACTGGGAGATTCTGCAGCGGAGGGGTTCGCCGGACTCGCAAAGATGTATGCCGACGACGAGCTCTTCGGGAAAGGGGAGGAGTTCTACCGTCAAGCGATCGCTCTGAAGTTGAATGATCCTTCATACCATCGTCACCTGGCCGATTGTCTCTCAAAATTGGGAAAAGTCGATTCAGCGAAGGACGAATACCGTGCTGCGCTTAAATTGAATCCCGGGCTTTCTGAGATCTACCCAATTCTGGGGAAGCTTTATGAGCAAAGTGGAGATACCCAAACAGCTTTGAAATTTTTTAAGCAATTTCGGGCAAAGGATTCTCTGAGTGATCAGGCAAAAAGATAG
- a CDS encoding nuclear transport factor 2 family protein: MRHVVMLLSFVVLLSPNLFSQTKTPKVVGDSASVKEVMERIATYRVALIQKDVKKLDSIWGDEYLFTNASGVLVTKAERIANLKSGATALDSIVPNEDQVHVRVYGNVAVVKSHVFLKGQYSGQSTADNFRSMHVWVKRKGSWQLVANQLTRVAKP; encoded by the coding sequence GTGAGACACGTCGTGATGTTGCTCAGTTTCGTTGTTCTTCTCTCTCCGAACCTGTTTTCCCAGACAAAAACGCCGAAAGTGGTCGGCGATTCCGCCAGTGTCAAAGAGGTGATGGAGAGGATCGCCACCTACCGCGTGGCACTGATACAAAAAGATGTGAAGAAACTGGATTCGATTTGGGGCGACGAATACCTGTTCACGAATGCGAGCGGAGTCCTCGTGACCAAGGCGGAGCGGATTGCGAATCTGAAATCGGGCGCGACGGCGCTGGATTCCATCGTCCCGAATGAAGACCAAGTTCACGTGCGGGTTTATGGAAATGTGGCGGTCGTCAAAAGTCATGTCTTTCTGAAGGGCCAATACAGCGGCCAGTCGACCGCCGACAATTTTCGGAGCATGCATGTGTGGGTGAAGCGCAAGGGAAGCTGGCAACTGGTTGCCAATCAATTGACGCGCGTCGCGAAGCCCTGA
- a CDS encoding AbrB/MazE/SpoVT family DNA-binding domain-containing protein, translated as MPAVKIGTSRQVVIPKKIHDEIGLTPGDYLEVELHDGKVVLTPKTLVDKQIKDRLKEGLEDIKRGRIHGPFHSTKDMVRSLRKGKKSKKR; from the coding sequence ATGCCCGCCGTAAAAATCGGTACCAGTCGACAGGTGGTAATTCCAAAAAAGATTCATGATGAAATCGGACTCACGCCCGGTGATTACCTGGAGGTCGAACTCCACGATGGAAAGGTTGTCTTGACCCCAAAGACCCTCGTTGACAAACAAATCAAGGATCGTCTCAAAGAGGGTTTGGAAGACATCAAGAGAGGTCGGATCCATGGTCCATTCCATTCTACCAAGGACATGGTCCGCTCGCTCCGCAAGGGTAAGAAATCCAAGAAGAGGTGA
- a CDS encoding SDR family oxidoreductase, with amino-acid sequence MPQTAQFSKHHWALILGASSGFGGAAALELARRGMNVFGVHFDRASTMPNVERITGEIRAAGSKAVFFNVNASSAEKRAETIEAIRKEFSSSPEATIRTLVHSLAFGTLRPYIAKKADDILSQAQMEMTLDVMANSIVYWTQAVFVNGFMKSGGRVFAMTSSGGHHVLPNYGAVSAAKAALESHIRQLAMELGPHGITANSILAGVTDTPALRKIPGAASMLKIARGKNPQMRVTTPEDVARAIALLSLDDASFISGNVIGVDGGEDIVSYVGQKSPTEFE; translated from the coding sequence GTGCCGCAAACCGCGCAGTTCAGCAAGCATCATTGGGCGCTCATCCTCGGCGCGTCGAGCGGATTTGGAGGCGCGGCTGCGTTAGAGCTGGCCCGGCGGGGCATGAACGTGTTCGGCGTTCACTTCGACAGGGCCTCGACGATGCCTAACGTGGAGCGGATCACCGGTGAGATACGCGCGGCCGGATCGAAAGCGGTCTTCTTCAATGTCAACGCTTCGAGCGCGGAGAAACGCGCGGAGACCATCGAGGCGATCCGGAAGGAATTCAGTTCGTCGCCGGAAGCCACCATACGCACGCTGGTTCATTCGCTGGCGTTCGGCACGCTGAGGCCCTACATCGCGAAAAAGGCCGACGACATCCTCTCGCAGGCCCAGATGGAAATGACGCTCGACGTCATGGCGAATTCGATCGTCTACTGGACGCAGGCCGTGTTCGTGAACGGATTTATGAAGTCAGGCGGCAGGGTCTTTGCCATGACGAGTTCCGGGGGGCACCACGTGCTCCCCAACTATGGGGCCGTTTCTGCCGCAAAGGCAGCCCTGGAATCGCATATCCGCCAGCTGGCGATGGAACTCGGCCCCCACGGGATCACGGCAAATTCCATACTGGCGGGAGTGACAGACACACCGGCGCTCCGAAAGATACCCGGAGCGGCGAGCATGCTGAAAATCGCCCGCGGGAAGAATCCGCAAATGCGGGTGACCACCCCCGAGGACGTCGCGCGAGCGATTGCGCTCCTTTCACTCGACGACGCGTCGTTTATATCGGGAAATGTCATCGGGGTGGATGGGGGAGAAGATATCGTAAGTTACGTCGGGCAAAAGAGCCCGACGGAGTTCGAGTAA
- the glmS gene encoding glutamine--fructose-6-phosphate transaminase (isomerizing) yields MCGIVGYIGPKNCLPIILEGLQRLEYRGYDSAGVALVNGKELTVFKKAGKVAELVNLIGGNGYRSNLGIGHTRWATHGEPTDGNAHPHWDCKREIAIIHNGIIENYLTLKRKLEADGHVIRTVTDTEVLVHLIEEMYKHSSDLFTAVRKALLEVEGAYGILVVSTKEPDKIIAARKGSPLVIGVGEAENLIASDAAALVDHTRQVVYLEDGEVACITADSFSTKTIHDEEIIKEVEEITFDLEQIEKGGLEHFMLKEIHEQPESIHNALRGRLLVNEGTAKLGGLEPVLEKLLNARRIIITACGTSWHAALAGKYMLEQLARIPVEVDYASEFRYRNPIVSPDDVMFMISQSGETADTLAALREGRAKGATVLGIVNVVGSTIARETEAGVYIHAGPEIGVASTKAFTSQIAVLSLITLLLARHRGLSAEQGRLLATDLMSIPAKVSKVLENSGHIRLIAEEFKNVRNFLYLGRGSNFPTALEGALKLKEISYIHAEGYPAAEMKHGPIALIDNDMPVVFIVPKDAIYDKVVSNMQEVRARKGRIIAIANEDDTEIDSLAEYVIRVPRTYNFFGPIVNSIPLQLLAYYIALARGTDVDQPRNLAKSVTVE; encoded by the coding sequence ATGTGCGGCATAGTCGGCTATATCGGACCGAAGAATTGTCTCCCGATTATTCTTGAGGGGCTCCAGAGGCTTGAGTACCGCGGTTACGACTCCGCCGGAGTCGCCCTCGTGAACGGCAAGGAACTGACCGTCTTCAAAAAAGCCGGAAAGGTCGCGGAGTTGGTGAATCTGATCGGCGGGAACGGCTACCGGTCGAATCTCGGTATCGGGCACACCCGCTGGGCGACGCATGGCGAGCCGACGGACGGGAACGCGCATCCCCATTGGGACTGCAAACGCGAAATCGCCATCATCCATAACGGCATTATCGAGAACTATCTCACGCTGAAGCGGAAACTCGAGGCGGACGGTCATGTTATCCGTACCGTGACGGATACCGAAGTCCTTGTTCACCTTATCGAGGAGATGTACAAGCACTCGAGCGATCTCTTTACGGCTGTGCGCAAGGCATTGCTCGAGGTGGAGGGGGCGTACGGAATCCTCGTCGTTTCGACGAAGGAACCCGACAAGATTATCGCCGCACGGAAGGGGAGCCCGCTCGTCATCGGAGTGGGTGAGGCCGAGAATCTCATCGCGTCGGACGCCGCCGCGCTGGTCGACCACACCCGCCAGGTCGTGTACCTTGAGGACGGGGAGGTCGCGTGCATTACGGCCGATTCTTTCTCCACGAAAACGATCCATGATGAGGAAATCATCAAGGAGGTGGAGGAAATCACGTTCGATCTCGAGCAGATCGAAAAGGGCGGTTTAGAGCATTTCATGCTCAAGGAGATCCACGAGCAGCCCGAATCGATCCACAACGCTCTTCGCGGCCGGCTTCTGGTCAACGAGGGAACCGCGAAGCTGGGAGGGCTGGAGCCTGTTCTCGAGAAGCTACTGAATGCGAGGAGGATCATTATCACGGCGTGCGGCACCTCGTGGCACGCGGCCCTGGCCGGAAAGTATATGCTCGAACAGCTCGCCCGGATTCCGGTGGAGGTGGACTACGCTTCCGAGTTCCGGTATCGAAATCCGATTGTCAGCCCTGATGACGTGATGTTCATGATCAGCCAGAGCGGTGAAACCGCAGATACCCTTGCAGCGTTGCGCGAGGGCCGGGCGAAGGGAGCCACCGTCCTCGGCATCGTCAATGTCGTCGGGAGCACTATCGCGCGGGAAACGGAGGCAGGAGTATACATTCACGCGGGGCCCGAGATCGGAGTGGCTTCCACGAAGGCGTTTACTTCGCAGATTGCCGTGCTCTCGCTCATCACACTGCTGCTGGCCCGTCACCGCGGCCTTTCGGCGGAACAGGGCCGCCTTCTCGCTACGGATCTGATGTCCATTCCCGCGAAAGTGTCGAAGGTCCTCGAAAACTCCGGGCACATTCGCTTGATCGCAGAAGAGTTCAAGAACGTGCGGAACTTCCTGTATCTGGGAAGAGGGAGTAATTTCCCCACGGCCCTGGAGGGGGCGCTCAAGCTGAAAGAGATCTCTTACATCCACGCCGAAGGTTATCCGGCCGCGGAAATGAAGCACGGGCCGATCGCTCTGATCGACAACGATATGCCCGTGGTGTTTATCGTGCCGAAGGATGCGATCTACGACAAGGTCGTGAGCAACATGCAGGAGGTTCGGGCGCGAAAGGGGCGTATTATCGCCATCGCCAATGAAGACGATACCGAGATCGACTCCCTTGCGGAGTACGTGATCCGTGTCCCCAGGACCTATAACTTCTTCGGGCCGATCGTGAACAGCATACCCCTCCAACTCCTTGCGTACTATATTGCACTCGCCCGGGGGACGGATGTGGATCAACCGCGCAACCTGGCCAAGAGCGTCACCGTCGAGTAG